The genome window CACTCGGTGGAGCTCTACCTGTGTTCTGCTTCTCTTCGGAGCGGGCGGAGATGTCCCGGTGCTGCCCGGCTCTCCGTGCGGTCTCCCGGGGAACACCGACGGCACCGCGCCGCTCTTCAGCATCGGTTTGGGCGGGATGTTGAGTATCTTCGCCTTGAAGTCCTCCTCGTAGTCTTCGGGTCTGAAGTGGAGGCTGCACACTCGCACCCCGCTGTACTTGGACACCGGGATGTTTTCGTGCAGTCTGGGGTTCTGGATCGCTCGGAGCCAGGTCCGGCAGCGCGGCGGGTCCCGGGTCGGTAACCCGTGGAACACGACCCCCATCGACTTGGCCTCGTCGTAGCCTTTACATCCGGGAACACAGCACCTCCACGGCATCGTCACCGCGGCGAGCGGACAAAAACCGGCCGGGAAACGTTAAAACGAGCCGTTAATCACCGACGACTGTTGTTTCATGGCCACGGCAGCGGaactagcatgttagcacgcaGCTAGCATGCgccgtttttcttcttctacgaATGAATTCCCGGCAGGCTGCAGGTGCTGCGGCGCAGTGCTGCCACCTGCAGGCAGACAGCTGTTATCACATGATCACATGTAacgaagtacatttactcgagtacaaGTTGGAGTTTTCATACTTCCTATTTATTTGAAATCTTCAGTTAGAAGTTAATGTGCAGATAacaatagaaataataaaaaacaaacaattctgTGCTGAATATCTGATAATGAGCACAATGACTCATCAGCCCACCCATACTATACACTGTATACACATATCATTCACTTTGACTTGTACTTTTTGATATTTAACTGTCAGATACTTTACTGGAGTACTATTCTTATGAGTGACTTTGACGTTTACCAGAGTCATAAATTATcagcaatcaatcaatcaatcaatcaatattaaCACCATAGCTTTACTTCTCTGTTGAGTACTTTAAACATCAacacaaataatcaaaatagtttTTCCAGTGAGTTGAAAATACTTTTCTGAagagaaaaatatgtaaaagaagccaaaatgtaaaaatcacaaCTTGCTGTTTTATGGACGGACaattttaatattaaacaaacaagatctAACGTGTTTGGGACCTTTTAGAACTCTGGGCCGAGCCGGGCTAACTGTTCCCCCctcccagtctttatgctaagctaagccaaTCAGCAGTCAGCTGTAGCTTTATAAGAGTGGAATCTTATCATGAGAACAAACTCACACTCAACACCAAAAtaactcatcatggacttcttttacataaactttatttaaacatttggaGCCCAGTACTTGAGTGCTCCTGaaatttcatgtatttttgtaCAATGACAATTAAAGTCTCTATCTCTAACTTCTAAACTGCTAAAGTGTGACAGGTGTGTTTCCACGCAGTAAACCCGAGACAACGTCCTgagttcttcttctcctcctcctctgcaggacTTTGTGTACACCGGTGTCATCGCTGTGTTGTTCCTCATCGCCTCCATCGTGTTTGCTTCAGACCACAGCGGCTCGGCTTACGAGAACATTGCTGTGGTAAGAAAACAGACGAACTCCACTGACACTCCTGTCTTTTAATACGTCCTCGTCTTCTTCATTaactccctcctcttcctcctcttcctcctcgatGGTTAAAGTCACCTCCCTTAACTTCCTCTCAGATTGTTCATGTGCtcgtcttctcctcctgcaggtgttTGGTTTCTTTGCGACGGTGCTGTTTACCGTTGACCTCATCATGTTTGTGAAGACGAAGGGGTTCCCCTTTAAGAAAGACGGGAAGCCTGAGGCCAGTAACGGCGGCCCGGCGGTGGGTCCGGCTCagccagaggaagagaaactcAACCCGCCGCCACAATAAGTCTGTATGTTTGATCATGTGTGCGTTTTCTACGGAGGTCAGATATTACTTTTCGCACTATTCCTTTAACATGACGACAGGAGGCGGAGCTTCAGTGAGCGACAGCTGACCTGACATCAGGTATAACGCCTGTTTTTATTCCACCACTGAGGACGCTCTGAGCTGTGACTGTCAATATAATCAATGTTTCAGTAACgactggatcacagtgcagagcgtccatcagtgtgtgacacTATGAGACCAGCAGGtgagttctggttctggttctgtgccTGATTTAAAgaaattgtaaatgtaaaaagaagAGCAGAGACACTAAAACCACAGAACCACTAAATCTTCTGccgtttatttttattatttttttaatgatttaacaaGTTCAGTATattgattttctcttttctcgAATATCCAGAATTTTAAGGAGTAATTTTGTCTTATTTGATGAGACAAATCAAATGTTGTGTAAATGAATTCCCTAAATTGAGTGAAAATTAAAAGCTTTAAATGcctaaatatgtttttatataacTCAGTGGTTCCCAGCCGAGAGGTCTGGACAGCACACGGGCTCCAGAATAAACCTGAGGGCTCAGAGAAGGAAAACTAACATTATTGTGCAACAATAATGttagttttcttttatttgtcctCATCCAATGGTCTCGTTAAAGAGTTTTTGTGACCTGAGGAGGCAAAttttgcaatatttcacacaaaaaagaaacaatcacTGAGCAGTCACACTGACAGAGGTCAGCGTGGtgtttatttcactgttcaGACGCCTCATGAAGGTAAAATGAAAGTTTGTGCTGAAGTGTGAATGAAAACTCCACtcaacagagaaaatgtgtttatactGGACGATGTGACCGTCGgcttcaaacagcagcagagaaattAGTCTTTGATTAGACGTGATGAa of Sparus aurata chromosome 17, fSpaAur1.1, whole genome shotgun sequence contains these proteins:
- the LOC115567328 gene encoding THAP domain-containing protein 7-like; protein product: MPWRCCVPGCKGYDEAKSMGVVFHGLPTRDPPRCRTWLRAIQNPRLHENIPVSKYSGVRVCSLHFRPEDYEEDFKAKILNIPPKPMLKSGAVPSVFPGRPHGEPGSTGTSPPAPKRSRTQPAGGAAGSSSQSPPAAAASDESFCIVVSVDPLDDSFHSEPEFTSIISDESDEDMDKDCTIVYNQNLMELFRTCQTCGQPIVEKEVFHSGAQMRVKWSCDGGHSGTWKSSPHLRDVRP